A genome region from Arachis duranensis cultivar V14167 chromosome 8, aradu.V14167.gnm2.J7QH, whole genome shotgun sequence includes the following:
- the LOC107460767 gene encoding uncharacterized protein LOC107460767, with amino-acid sequence MCIALFLWQAHPLYPFFLLSNRDEYHNRPTKAVSWWEDCDDIVGGRDEIAMGTWLACSREGRVAFLTNVLELHTLPEAKSRGELPLLFLKSGKHPQEFAESLKREAHYYNGFNLIVADISTKSMMYISNRPKGQPITIQEVPSGLHVLSNDKLDSPWHKAKRLESNFKKEIAKYGKEEIPAKEVIENVMKDRVKAEKSVLPHICSLEWEYNLSSIFVEVDTPLGLYGTRSSAALSIRSSGEVSFYEIYLDDNKWKEHVIDFYIPQKTMCPRQFIKS; translated from the exons ATGTGTATAGCTTTGTTTCTTTGGCAAGCACATCCACTCTacccattttttcttttgagcAACAGAGATGAGTACCATAATAG GCCTACAAAGGCAGTGTCATGGTGGGAAGATTGTGATGATATTGTTGGAGGAAGAGACGAGATAGCAATGGGGACATGGTTGGCTTGTTCAAGAGAAGGAAGAGTAGCTTTTCTTACCAATGTTTTGGAACTCCATACCCTCCCTGAAGCCAAAAGCAGAGGAGAGTTACCCCTCCTATTTCTAAAG AGTGGAAAGCATCCACAGGAATTTGCAGAAAGCCTGAAAAGAGAGGCTCACTATTACAATGGGTTCAACTTGATTGTGGCTGATATTAGCACCAAATCAATGATGTACATCTCAAATAGGCCCAAAGGACAGCCCATAACCATTCAAGAGGTTCCTTCAGGCCTCCATGTTCTCTCAAACGACAAATTAGACTCACCATGGCATAAG GCTAAGCGACTTGAATCgaatttcaaaaaagaaataGCAAAATATGGTAAAGAAGAAATACCTGCAAAGGAGGTAATTGAAAATGTGATGAAGGACAGAGTGAAAGCAGAGAAAAGTGTACTACCTCACATATGCTCTCTTGAGTGGGAATACAATCTTAGCTCCATCTTTGTTGAAGTAGATACTCCACTg GGTTTATATGGTACTAGGAGTAGCGCTGCCTTAAGCATCAGATCAAGTGGGGAAGTGAGTTTTTATGAGATTTATCTCGATGACAACAAGTGGAAGGAGCATGTTATTGATTTCTATATCCCTCAAAAGACCATGTGTCCAAGGCAATTCATTAAATCATAG